One region of Culex pipiens pallens isolate TS chromosome 2, TS_CPP_V2, whole genome shotgun sequence genomic DNA includes:
- the LOC120424908 gene encoding uncharacterized protein LOC120424908, with translation MKAVLCVSLAVCVIQLALAGPLQQQVKLDPSEELVQEPQSDLEPKLEYLPEENEEPVTGIRIDEGGLIPTESIPEVDDQEDAGQEVQQVQMQVFEDEQGMTTPGDSSEEDVQSTERSGENQSNESWFCSVFGCNKS, from the exons ATGAAGGCTGTTCTGTGTGTGTCACTTGCCGTTTGTGTGATTCAGCTTGCTTTAGCTG GACCACTTCAGCAACAAGTTAAACTAGATCCAAGCGAAGAATTGGTGCAGGAGCCTCAATCAGATTTAGAGCCAAAGTTGGAGTACCTTCCAGAGGAAAATGAAGAACCAGTTACGGGTATTCGAATCGATGAAGGTGGATTGATTCCTACGGAATCGATTCCGGAGGTGGACGACCAGGAAGATGCTGGGCAAGAAGTTCAACAAGTTCAAATGCAAGTTTTCGAAGATGAGCAGGGTATGACCACTCCTGGTGACAGTTCCGAAGAAGACGTGCAGTCAACGGAACGTTCTGGGGAAAATCAGTCCAATGAAAGCTGGTTTTGTTCTGTGTTTGGGTGTAATAAATCTTAA